Proteins from one Streptosporangium becharense genomic window:
- a CDS encoding glycoside hydrolase family 13 protein, protein METPWWRDAVVYEIYVRSFADASGDGVGDLPGIRQRLPYLAELGVDAIWLTPFYRSPMADGGYDVADYRDVDPLFGTLADFDELVAEAHRLGLRVLVDIVPNHSSSAHEWFQAALRGEGRDRYVFRDGGDLPPNNWQSTFSGPAWSKTPDGQWYLHLFAPEQPDFNWRNPEVHAEFLDVLRFWLDRGVDGFRIDVAMGLYKAEGLPDTPPEDQAFKAESPIWGRPEVHEVYREWRKVLDSYDGDRMAIGEVWTDSAEDLALYVRPDELHQSFNFAWLQAPWSGTAFRKVIDDTLAAVTAPTWVLSNHDVVRHVTRYGEGLDNSTTGLARARAALLAMLALPGSAYLYQGEELGLPEVTDLPAEARQDPIFARSGGELAGRDGCRVPVPWSGAAEPYGFSLDGARPWLPQPVEWAALSAERQTNDPGSTLNFYRDALRIRRELRGTLPGEITWLDSPQDALFFSRGALTCVINCGTEPVQLPPHDRVLLGSAPVEGHLLPPDTAAWLFTPGA, encoded by the coding sequence ATGGAAACCCCCTGGTGGCGTGATGCCGTCGTCTACGAGATCTATGTTCGCAGCTTCGCCGACGCCTCCGGAGACGGCGTCGGCGATCTGCCCGGCATCCGGCAACGCCTGCCGTACCTCGCCGAGCTCGGCGTGGACGCGATCTGGCTGACTCCCTTCTACCGCTCCCCTATGGCCGACGGCGGCTACGACGTGGCCGACTACCGCGACGTCGACCCGCTCTTCGGCACACTCGCCGACTTCGACGAGCTCGTCGCCGAGGCGCACCGGCTCGGGCTCCGAGTCCTGGTGGACATCGTGCCGAACCACAGTTCCTCGGCCCACGAGTGGTTCCAGGCGGCGCTGCGCGGCGAGGGACGCGACCGGTACGTCTTCCGCGACGGCGGCGACCTCCCTCCCAACAACTGGCAGTCGACCTTCAGCGGGCCGGCGTGGTCGAAGACCCCCGACGGACAGTGGTACCTGCACCTGTTCGCCCCCGAGCAGCCCGACTTCAACTGGCGCAACCCCGAGGTGCACGCCGAGTTCCTCGACGTGCTGCGGTTCTGGCTCGACCGCGGGGTGGACGGGTTCCGGATCGACGTGGCCATGGGCCTGTACAAGGCCGAGGGCCTGCCCGACACCCCGCCGGAGGACCAGGCGTTCAAGGCCGAGTCTCCGATCTGGGGGCGGCCCGAGGTGCACGAGGTGTACCGCGAGTGGCGCAAGGTCCTCGACTCCTACGACGGTGACCGGATGGCGATCGGCGAGGTCTGGACCGACTCGGCCGAAGACCTCGCCCTCTACGTCCGGCCGGACGAGCTGCACCAGAGCTTCAACTTCGCCTGGTTGCAGGCCCCCTGGTCGGGGACGGCGTTCCGGAAGGTCATCGACGACACGCTCGCCGCGGTGACCGCCCCCACCTGGGTGCTCTCCAACCACGACGTGGTCCGCCACGTCACCCGGTACGGCGAGGGCCTGGACAACTCCACGACGGGGCTGGCCCGCGCCCGCGCGGCGCTGCTGGCCATGCTCGCCCTGCCCGGCTCCGCCTACCTGTACCAGGGGGAGGAGCTCGGCCTGCCCGAGGTGACGGACCTTCCCGCCGAAGCCCGGCAAGATCCGATCTTCGCCCGTTCCGGCGGGGAACTGGCCGGTCGCGACGGCTGCCGGGTACCCGTCCCCTGGTCCGGCGCCGCCGAGCCGTACGGCTTCTCTCTTGACGGGGCACGGCCTTGGCTGCCGCAGCCGGTCGAGTGGGCCGCGCTGTCCGCCGAGCGCCAGACGAACGACCCTGGATCGACGCTCAACTTCTACCGGGACGCCCTGCGCATCCGCCGCGAGCTGCGCGGCACACTCCCCGGCGAGATCACCTGGCTGGACTCCCCGCAGGACGCGCTCTTCTTCAGCCGCGGCGCACTGACCTGCGTCATCAACTGCGGCACCGAACCGGTGCAGTTGCCCCCGCACGACCGGGTCCTGCTCGGCAGTGCCCCGGTCGAGGGACACCTGCTCCCGCCGGACACCGCCGCCTGGCTGTTCACTCCCGGCGCCTGA
- a CDS encoding globin, whose translation MSAIPEETQSFYDAVGGEETFRRLVHRFYEGVATDPLLQPMYPEDDFEGAEERLRLFLIQYWGGPNTYSSQRGHPRLRMRHNPFVIGPAERDAWLGHMHDAVASLDLPDELEKRLWDYLVYAAHSMVNAPGE comes from the coding sequence GTGTCCGCTATCCCTGAGGAAACCCAGTCCTTCTACGACGCCGTCGGCGGTGAGGAGACCTTCCGGCGTCTCGTCCACCGTTTCTACGAGGGGGTGGCCACCGACCCCCTGCTCCAGCCGATGTATCCCGAAGACGACTTCGAGGGAGCCGAGGAGCGGCTGCGCCTGTTCCTCATCCAGTACTGGGGCGGCCCCAACACCTACAGCTCGCAGCGCGGCCACCCGCGCCTGCGCATGCGCCACAACCCGTTCGTGATCGGACCGGCCGAGCGCGACGCCTGGCTCGGGCACATGCACGACGCCGTGGCCTCGCTGGACCTCCCCGACGAGTTGGAGAAGCGCCTGTGGGACTACCTCGTCTACGCGGCGCACAGCATGGTCAACGCTCCCGGCGAGTAA
- a CDS encoding mechanosensitive ion channel family protein codes for MSLSTPTPVPTPVPSLAPVPTPSVSPTSVLDPGVQDLLNMGAGLTKGCGDGGGPICDVVQLLVPVTWAAPVIAGVIAIVLIVAIALLARNVVHRLINRVVRRASSGRASLAGRLRRDTSPPEGLDMIAVERRRQRAETIGSVLRSIASIIILGTAVLTVLDRLTVPIAPLLTSVGIVGVAIGFGSQELVKDFIAGMFMLLEDQYGVGDVIDAGPAVGTVEAVTLRITRLRDIDGRVWYIRNGTITRVGNESQGWSRAAVDVPVAYAADVPVVRDLLKEVVGEMWNDPALRAVIVEEPQVWGIEQISETAVVFRISVKTLPAKQAEIARELRVRVKAALDGAEIPIAA; via the coding sequence GTGTCACTGTCCACCCCTACACCCGTCCCCACCCCCGTCCCCAGCCTCGCTCCCGTCCCCACCCCCAGCGTCAGCCCGACCTCGGTCCTCGACCCCGGTGTGCAGGACCTCCTCAACATGGGCGCCGGCTTGACCAAGGGCTGCGGTGACGGAGGTGGACCGATCTGCGACGTCGTACAGCTCCTCGTGCCGGTGACCTGGGCGGCTCCCGTGATCGCGGGCGTCATCGCCATCGTGCTGATCGTGGCGATCGCGCTCCTCGCGCGCAACGTGGTCCACCGGCTGATCAACCGCGTGGTGCGCCGGGCGTCGTCCGGCCGCGCGTCGCTGGCGGGCCGACTGCGCAGGGACACCTCGCCCCCCGAAGGGCTGGACATGATCGCGGTGGAGCGGCGCCGGCAGCGGGCCGAGACCATCGGCTCGGTGCTCAGGTCCATCGCCTCGATCATCATCCTGGGCACCGCCGTGCTGACCGTCCTCGACCGGCTCACGGTCCCCATCGCCCCGCTGCTGACCAGCGTCGGCATCGTGGGCGTGGCCATCGGCTTCGGCTCCCAGGAACTCGTCAAGGACTTCATCGCGGGCATGTTCATGCTCCTGGAGGACCAGTACGGCGTCGGCGACGTGATCGACGCCGGCCCCGCGGTCGGCACGGTGGAGGCGGTCACCCTGCGCATCACCCGGCTGCGTGACATCGACGGCCGGGTCTGGTACATCCGCAACGGCACCATCACCCGCGTCGGCAACGAGTCGCAGGGCTGGTCCCGTGCCGCGGTCGACGTGCCGGTGGCCTACGCCGCCGACGTCCCCGTGGTCCGTGACCTGCTCAAGGAGGTCGTCGGCGAGATGTGGAACGACCCCGCCCTGCGCGCCGTCATCGTCGAGGAGCCGCAGGTCTGGGGCATCGAGCAGATCTCCGAGACCGCCGTCGTCTTCCGGATCAGCGTCAAGACCCTGCCCGCCAAGCAGGCCGAGATCGCCCGCGAACTGCGTGTCAGGGTCAAGGCCGCGCTGGACGGCGCCGAGATCCCGATCGCCGCCTGA
- a CDS encoding helix-turn-helix transcriptional regulator, giving the protein MSGRQHRETELARRIRARGLAAGRTSAQIAEEIHEKCSPQFGTTRIKSHRLAHGVALADVIEQIRALFERDGKSAPGIGETLLSAYESGLKRPGPEYLHYLCSAYRVEPASLGYDGPCICGHGHKMPGVVRGDLQQGRPDTSPGPRELLIHPVGGNPSADGGEEDENVLRRTLLQLLAGGAVALDGQVLGSVESIRRRMDDTLVSASVSPAMLDQWEEATIGFGRQYMSTPPLRLLCDVLLEFSAVRKAMERHQPVDLQERLCRMAAQLAGLSGMIMVNLGDHRLARSFFRTGRTAADETGDRALRAWVTAREALVPLYYGDPREALNLAKKSRDLAGQTPCAAQAMAPVVEARALAMLSGAGKKEVVDQAKRALSRARTAFSQMAAREQDDAAFGYTERQLYFHQGDALVKLGQAMEADLILEQALTKYAPGDWLDPTLIKFDRARCRLLEGDVDEALAIARRTLAGLGEGCRPDILMQRAHEIAREVEAKAPGHVGLRAYLEVLRSSPAEEPPGGGGSS; this is encoded by the coding sequence ATGTCCGGCAGGCAGCACAGGGAGACGGAGTTAGCGCGGCGGATCCGGGCCAGGGGCCTGGCCGCCGGAAGAACCTCGGCGCAGATAGCCGAGGAGATTCACGAGAAATGCAGCCCTCAATTCGGGACCACACGGATCAAAAGTCACCGCCTTGCGCATGGCGTTGCTCTCGCGGACGTTATCGAACAGATTCGGGCATTGTTCGAACGCGACGGCAAGTCGGCGCCCGGGATCGGTGAGACGCTCCTGTCCGCCTACGAAAGCGGGCTGAAGCGGCCGGGGCCCGAATACCTCCATTACCTGTGCTCCGCCTACCGGGTCGAACCGGCCTCCCTCGGATACGACGGCCCGTGCATCTGCGGCCACGGTCACAAGATGCCCGGTGTGGTCCGAGGCGACCTCCAGCAAGGAAGACCCGACACTTCCCCCGGCCCGCGCGAGCTGCTGATCCATCCGGTCGGCGGCAACCCTTCGGCGGATGGGGGCGAGGAGGACGAGAACGTGCTACGCAGGACGCTTTTACAGCTCCTGGCCGGCGGCGCCGTCGCGCTGGACGGGCAGGTACTTGGATCGGTGGAGAGTATCCGCCGGCGAATGGACGACACGCTCGTGTCGGCCTCCGTCTCACCCGCGATGCTCGATCAGTGGGAGGAAGCCACCATCGGGTTCGGCCGTCAGTACATGAGCACCCCGCCGCTGCGGCTGCTGTGCGACGTACTGCTGGAGTTCAGCGCGGTGCGCAAGGCGATGGAGCGGCACCAGCCCGTCGACCTGCAGGAACGCCTGTGCCGGATGGCGGCCCAGCTTGCCGGGCTGAGTGGGATGATCATGGTTAACCTCGGTGATCATCGGCTCGCCCGGTCGTTCTTCCGGACCGGCCGGACGGCCGCCGACGAGACCGGCGACCGGGCGCTGCGCGCGTGGGTCACGGCCAGGGAGGCGTTGGTCCCGCTCTACTACGGTGACCCGCGCGAGGCGCTCAACCTGGCCAAGAAGAGCCGCGACCTGGCCGGTCAGACCCCCTGCGCCGCCCAGGCCATGGCCCCGGTGGTCGAGGCGCGCGCGCTGGCGATGCTGTCCGGGGCGGGCAAGAAGGAGGTGGTCGACCAGGCCAAGCGGGCGCTGTCCCGTGCCAGGACCGCGTTCTCCCAGATGGCCGCCCGCGAACAGGACGACGCCGCGTTCGGTTACACCGAGCGCCAGCTCTACTTCCATCAGGGAGACGCCCTGGTGAAGCTCGGCCAGGCGATGGAGGCCGACCTCATCCTGGAGCAGGCGCTGACCAAGTACGCCCCGGGCGACTGGCTCGACCCGACCCTGATCAAGTTCGACCGGGCCAGGTGCAGGCTGCTCGAGGGTGACGTGGACGAGGCGCTGGCCATCGCCCGCCGCACGCTCGCGGGGCTGGGCGAAGGGTGCCGGCCCGACATCCTCATGCAACGTGCCCACGAGATCGCCCGGGAGGTGGAGGCGAAGGCCCCCGGTCATGTGGGGCTCAGGGCGTATCTGGAGGTGCTGCGCTCCTCGCCGGCAGAGGAACCGCCGGGTGGGGGTGGGAGTAGTTGA
- a CDS encoding GNAT family N-acetyltransferase, with protein MRPRLRRYRWSDLESVWALHQICLAQVGLAPGDGVYYEDDFPRIHEVYLADRGDFLVGEIPGGRIVSMGGLRRIDDTTAEMCRMRVHPEFQRRGFGAQMVVALEERAAELGYARLRGDTTLNQPAAMEMYRKFGWREIRREERGGCVVIYGEKNLEPAMSTLTQ; from the coding sequence TTGAGGCCCAGGCTGCGGCGCTACCGCTGGTCCGACCTCGAATCCGTGTGGGCGCTGCACCAGATCTGCCTGGCGCAGGTCGGCCTCGCACCAGGAGACGGTGTCTACTACGAGGACGATTTCCCGCGGATCCACGAGGTCTACCTCGCCGACCGCGGAGACTTCCTGGTGGGGGAGATCCCGGGCGGACGCATCGTCTCGATGGGCGGCCTGCGCCGGATCGACGACACGACGGCTGAGATGTGCCGTATGCGCGTCCACCCTGAGTTCCAGCGGCGCGGGTTCGGTGCCCAGATGGTCGTCGCCCTGGAGGAGCGGGCCGCCGAGCTCGGCTACGCGCGGCTTCGCGGTGACACCACCCTCAACCAGCCCGCCGCGATGGAGATGTACCGCAAGTTCGGCTGGCGGGAGATCCGCCGTGAGGAGCGTGGAGGGTGCGTAGTGATTTACGGAGAAAAGAATCTGGAGCCCGCCATGTCTACCTTGACGCAATGA
- a CDS encoding NUDIX hydrolase, with protein MDDIQPDDRPAARVVCVDGTGRVLLLHWRDPVSDRSLWEPPGGGIDPGETPFEAARRELAEETGLPSEAVLDRWVPVHRDFRWLGTHYVKTERFYLARFEDTPEVVPEAFTAEENVTYLGFGWFSTREMAGLHDPLEPPDLPEVVSRVIRLG; from the coding sequence GTGGACGACATTCAGCCCGATGACCGGCCGGCGGCCAGGGTGGTCTGCGTGGACGGAACAGGCCGGGTGCTCCTGCTGCACTGGCGCGACCCCGTCAGCGACCGGAGTCTGTGGGAGCCGCCGGGCGGCGGGATCGACCCGGGTGAGACGCCCTTCGAGGCCGCGCGGCGGGAGTTGGCGGAGGAGACCGGCCTGCCGTCCGAGGCGGTGCTGGACCGTTGGGTGCCGGTTCACCGCGACTTCCGCTGGCTCGGCACCCACTATGTCAAGACCGAGCGTTTCTACCTGGCCAGGTTCGAGGACACTCCCGAGGTGGTCCCGGAGGCGTTCACCGCCGAGGAGAACGTGACCTACCTGGGTTTCGGCTGGTTCTCGACCCGGGAGATGGCCGGTCTTCACGACCCCCTGGAGCCCCCGGACCTACCGGAGGTGGTCTCCCGCGTCATCCGGCTGGGATGA
- the purU gene encoding formyltetrahydrofolate deformylase: MSSRAEFVLTLSCPDRPGVVAAVSGLLAGKGCNIIESQQFGDAVTERFFMRVQFSSPLPDAELRAAFAALAPELGMDFKLRDASVKPRVLVMVSKFGHCLNDLLYRTRSGLLDIEIVAVVSNHPDMRPLTQSYGIDYHHLPVTPETKAKQEQEVLTLVGHYQADLVVLARYMQVLSEDLCAKLAGNVINIHHSFLPSFKGAKPYHQAYSRGVKLIGATAHYVTPDLDEGPIIEQEVARVNHTHSPEDLAAIGRDVECQVLARAVRWHSEQRVLLDGHKTIVFPR; this comes from the coding sequence ATGAGTTCCAGGGCCGAGTTTGTGTTGACGTTGTCCTGTCCGGACCGTCCCGGGGTGGTGGCCGCCGTCTCCGGTCTCCTGGCCGGGAAGGGATGCAACATCATCGAGAGCCAGCAGTTCGGGGATGCCGTGACCGAGCGGTTCTTCATGCGGGTGCAGTTCTCCTCCCCGCTGCCCGACGCGGAGCTCCGCGCGGCCTTCGCCGCGCTCGCCCCCGAACTCGGCATGGATTTCAAACTCCGGGACGCCTCCGTCAAGCCGCGCGTGCTGGTGATGGTCAGCAAGTTCGGCCACTGCCTGAACGACCTGCTCTACCGGACGCGTTCCGGCCTGCTCGACATCGAGATCGTCGCCGTCGTCTCCAACCACCCCGACATGCGGCCGCTGACCCAGTCGTACGGCATCGACTACCACCACCTGCCGGTCACCCCGGAGACCAAGGCAAAGCAGGAGCAGGAGGTGCTGACCCTGGTCGGCCACTACCAGGCCGACCTGGTGGTGCTCGCCCGCTACATGCAGGTCCTGTCGGAGGACCTCTGCGCCAAGCTCGCCGGTAACGTGATCAACATCCACCACTCGTTCCTGCCGTCGTTCAAGGGCGCCAAGCCGTACCACCAGGCGTACTCCCGCGGTGTGAAGCTGATCGGCGCGACCGCGCACTACGTGACCCCCGACCTGGACGAGGGGCCGATCATCGAGCAGGAGGTCGCCCGGGTCAACCACACCCACTCGCCGGAGGACCTGGCCGCCATCGGCCGCGACGTCGAGTGCCAGGTGCTGGCCCGCGCCGTCCGCTGGCACAGCGAACAGCGCGTCCTGCTCGACGGGCACAAGACGATCGTCTTCCCGCGCTAG
- a CDS encoding flavin reductase family protein, producing MNIVSRSARPAGAASAHLAIEPSILYFGTPVVLLSTENQDGSFNLAPISSAWALGWTVVLGLGSDGQTARNLSDRPDLVINLPGPAHWPAVERLAPLTGRSPVPSTKAPGCRFEADKFAAAGLHGEPSHRVRPPRVAECPLQLEARAELIRPGACGEFVIVEAAVRKVHADPRIVVPGTDHVDPAAWSPLIYNFRHYFGLGPELGHSYRSRTSHGSGSHVEIV from the coding sequence ATGAACATCGTGTCTCGCAGCGCCCGGCCCGCAGGGGCGGCCTCCGCCCACCTGGCGATCGAACCGAGCATCTTGTACTTCGGCACTCCGGTGGTACTCCTCTCCACGGAGAACCAGGACGGCTCCTTCAATCTCGCCCCGATATCCTCCGCCTGGGCGCTCGGGTGGACGGTCGTGCTCGGTCTGGGAAGCGACGGGCAGACCGCGCGCAACCTGAGCGACCGGCCCGACCTGGTGATCAATCTGCCCGGTCCCGCGCACTGGCCGGCGGTGGAGCGGCTGGCGCCGCTGACAGGCCGCAGCCCGGTGCCCTCGACCAAGGCGCCGGGGTGCCGGTTCGAGGCGGACAAATTCGCCGCGGCCGGCCTGCACGGCGAGCCCTCCCACCGGGTCCGGCCGCCCCGGGTCGCCGAATGCCCCCTTCAGCTGGAAGCCCGCGCCGAGCTGATACGGCCGGGTGCCTGCGGGGAGTTCGTCATCGTCGAGGCCGCCGTGCGGAAGGTCCATGCCGACCCTCGTATCGTCGTTCCCGGCACCGACCACGTCGACCCCGCCGCCTGGAGCCCGCTCATCTACAACTTCCGCCACTACTTCGGGCTCGGCCCGGAACTCGGCCACTCCTACCGCAGCCGGACCTCCCACGGCTCCGGGAGCCACGTGGAGATCGTCTAG